From a region of the Zingiber officinale cultivar Zhangliang chromosome 4B, Zo_v1.1, whole genome shotgun sequence genome:
- the LOC121974696 gene encoding wall-associated receptor kinase 2-like has product MRIATERAIRLLMQFCIIAPAAAAAAAGINTTLPGPGCSQSCGQLAVSFPFGIEPGCYTNGFAISCDRSDPSSPKAFLGSADSMIQVTHISAEQSQARVLVPITWECYNRSDYVVGSQYPYIDFNIDGAGVFRMATGRNKLTVIGCNSAGHIQSQADVNGSYSYRYYTGCVTYCRDAGSVVDGVCAGIGCCQVSFPSNLSDSSFRFSGYSHSGDMADFSPCSYVFIVDKDYFNFTSADLKMNTTNASMPMWLDWAFRDAATCEEAKNSSSNYVENTCRSQNSMCVDSNNGAGYLCNCSQGYQGNPYLDDGCLDIDECLSPEKYPCHGACTNLEGSYRCECPSGKHGDPFIAPCTSRLPMIGRLFLGIASCLFIAICFILICLFGQKKRYDAIRRSKSMISKDVLQLREEKRRFEVENRDLIYYRDIVLKYASTMTLFTLRDLHLATNGFHNDHVIGRGGYGVVFEGILEAGQRKVAIKRTLISTERQSDKDKKGFLNEIYLLSQIKHKNVVRLYGYCFEKHTPQLVYEFVSNGSLFDLLHKKKEIISLEDRLKIAEESAEALAHLHSFEPHPIVHGDVKPHNKLLDHDLTAKVSDFGISKLLSANETEALTTAEGTAAYADPVLVKEGLLSTKNDVYSFGIVLLELVTRKQPAVGLASMSKEKVTATLDKQIVNEVNIDLLRVVVDLAARCLSPEKEDRPTMEQVATELKVYRETLLWPMEQREQDEFVDQSSSLLNGHRSFRRDSVDRHQSKWSKLRSSKTT; this is encoded by the exons aTGAGAATCGCAACAGAGAGAGCAATCCGCCTCCTCATGCAGTTCTGTATCATTGctccagcagcagcagcagcggcGGCGGGCATTAATACGACGTTACCAGGCCCAGGTTGCTCGCAGTCCTGCGGCCAACTTGCTGTCTCCTTtcccttcggcatcgagcccggtTGCTACACGAACGGCTTCGCCATCTCCTGCGACCGCTCCGATCCATCCTCCCCAAAAGCTTTCCTTGGCTCCGCCGATTCCATGATCCAAGTAACCCACATCTCAGCGGAGCAGAGCCAAGCTCGAGTCCTC gtCCCGATAACGTGGGAGTGCTACAATCGATCGGACTACGTCGTCGGCTCCCAGTATCCATACATTGATTTCAACATCGACGGAGCTGGAGTCTTCCGAATGGCCACCGGCCGAAACAAGCTCACTGTCATCGGATGCAACTCCGCAGGACATATCCAAAGCCAGGCCGATGTGAACGGATCCTATTCCTATCGATACTACACCGGCTGCGTTACGTACTGCAGGGACGCCGGCAGCGTCGTCGACGGCGTCTGCGCGGGCATAGGGTGTTGCCAGGTCAGCTTCCCGTCCAACCTCAGCGACAGCAGCTTCCGGTTCAGCGGTTACAGTCATAGCGGGGACATGGCGGACTTCAGCCCCTGCAGCTACGTCTTCATCGTCGATAAGGACTACTTCAACTTCACCTCGGCGGACTTGAAAATGAACACCACCAACGCGTCGATGCCGATGTGGCTAGATTGGGCCTTTCGGGACGCCGCGACGTGCGAGGAGGCCAAGAACTCCTCTTCCAATTATGTGGAGAATACGTGTCGAAGCCAGAACAGCATGTGCGTCGATTCCAACAACGGTGCCGGGTACCTCTGCAATTGCTCGCAGGGCTACCAGGGCAACCCTTACCTCGATGATGGATGCCTAG ATATCGACGAGTGTTTGTCTCCGGAGAAGTATCCGTGCCATGGTGCGTGCACTAATCTTGAAGGGAGCTATCGTTGTGAATGCCCTTCCGGTAAGCATGGCGATCCATTTATTGCACCGTGCACCTCCAGACTTCCTATGATAGGGCGGTTGTTCTTAG GCATCGCCTCGTGCTTATTCATTGCGATCTGTTTCATTCTGATATGTTTATTTGGGCAAAAGAAGCGATATGATGCCATTAGGAGAAGTAAAAGCATGATTAGTAAAGATGTTCTGCAACTGCGCGAGGAGAAGAGGAGGTTTGAAGTTGAGAACAGGGATTTGATATATTACAGAGATATAGTATTAAAATACGCGAGTACGATGACACTTTTTACTCTGCGAGATCTGCATTTGGCAACCAACGGCTTCCATAACGACCATGTAATTGGGCGTGGAGGATACGGCGTGGTATTTGAAGGAATATTGGAGGCAGGCCAAAGAAAAGTGGCCATAAAGAGGACTCTGATTTCCACCGAGAGGCAGAGCGACAAGGACAAGAAGGGTTTCTTGAACGAAATTTACCTTCTTTCGCAGATTAAGCACAAGAATGTGGTCAGACTCTATGGCTATTGCTTCGAGAAGCACACCCCTCAGCTGGTCTACGAGTTTGTTTCTAATGGGTCTCTCTTCGACTTGCTCCATAAGAAAAAAGAGATCATCTCCTTGGAGGATCGCCTGAAAATAGCAGAGGAATCAGCCGAAGCATTAGCTCATTTGCATTCATTCGAACCACACCCAATCGTTCATGGGGACGTGAAGCCGCACAACAAACTGTTGGATCATGATTTGACCGCCAAAGTATCCGATTTTGGCATATCAAAGCTGTTGTCCGCGAATGAAACGGAAGCTCTGACGACTGCGGAAGGAACTGCTGCCTACGCAGATCCTGTTCTCGTAAAAGAAGGGCTTCTCTCCACCAAAAACGATGTGTACAGCTTTGGGATTGTTCTCTTGGAACTAGTCACGAGGAAGCAGCCCGCAGTCGGACTAGCATCGATGAGCAAGGAAAAAGTCACAGCTACCTTGGATAAACAAATTGTGAACGAAGTGAACATCGATTTGCTTCGAGTTGTTGTTGACCTTGCAGCTCGATGCCTGAGTCCTGAAAAAGAAGATAGACCGACGATGGAGCAAGTAGCAACAGAGCTGAAAGTATATAGAGAAACATTATTATGGCCAATGGAGCAAAGAGAACAGGATGAGTTTGTTGATCAAAGCAGCAGCTTGCTAAATGGCCATCGATCTTTTCGTCGTGATTCTGTAGATCGCCATCAAAGCAAATGGTCGAAATTAAGATCGTCGAAGACAACTTAA